A single window of Fibrobacter sp. DNA harbors:
- a CDS encoding toxin-antitoxin system YwqK family antitoxin, with amino-acid sequence MNHLFFICFSVMFAMAWAVAGEIPLDTVRTLYPAGNVARIYTVRQGTDVKEGWSVSYHPDGKLAIKAFYRNGLLEGTFSSFYENGKPWQEIAYEAGVENGPSVNYHDNGLKKSREIYKNGILEGVSEEWDERGTLRRKIPYSRGQIHGVAQLYDDLGALKEEMTFERGLRHGSYRRYNKGVKVLEAEFQANRCVKNCDF; translated from the coding sequence ATGAATCATCTTTTTTTCATCTGTTTTTCGGTAATGTTTGCTATGGCTTGGGCGGTAGCAGGAGAAATACCGTTAGACACGGTCCGGACGCTTTATCCGGCGGGTAATGTTGCTCGTATCTACACTGTTCGACAAGGGACCGATGTCAAGGAGGGCTGGTCCGTGTCGTACCACCCGGATGGTAAACTTGCAATCAAGGCGTTTTACCGCAATGGTCTTTTGGAAGGAACCTTTTCCAGTTTTTACGAGAACGGCAAGCCCTGGCAAGAAATTGCTTACGAAGCAGGCGTAGAAAACGGACCGTCTGTCAATTATCACGACAATGGACTGAAAAAGTCTAGAGAAATATACAAGAACGGCATTCTCGAAGGTGTGAGCGAGGAGTGGGATGAACGGGGAACCTTGCGAAGAAAAATTCCCTATTCTCGTGGCCAAATTCATGGTGTGGCACAACTTTACGATGATCTAGGGGCGCTGAAAGAGGAAATGACCTTCGAAAGGGGACTTCGCCACGGTAGCTATCGTCGTTACAACAAGGGCGTTAAAGTTCTTGAAGCTGAGTTTCAGGCCAATCGCTGTGTTAAAAATTGCGACTTTTAG
- a CDS encoding DedA family protein → MNFKTLAFLLALLCSFVLAQPGGEVATQNPPAVQDSAATGIYTQVIDWYNNNLNYGTITLLMAVESSFIPFPSELVVPPAAYKALQPGSDLSIVLIVLFASMGALIGAFINYFLAKFLGRPIVYKFADSRLGHFLLIDTQKVEKAENYFRDHGAISTFVGRLITVIRQLISIPAGLSNMKLLPFTLYTFLGATIWNCVLAVLGYLAHGQKDIIEKYNSELAIALLAFGALFIGYMVWSAVKPRKKT, encoded by the coding sequence ATGAACTTTAAAACACTTGCATTTTTGCTAGCCCTACTGTGCTCGTTTGTTCTCGCTCAACCAGGGGGCGAAGTCGCCACACAGAATCCTCCGGCAGTGCAGGATTCTGCCGCTACAGGGATTTACACCCAAGTTATTGACTGGTATAACAACAACTTGAACTATGGCACCATCACCCTCCTTATGGCCGTAGAGAGTTCCTTTATCCCGTTCCCGTCGGAGCTGGTGGTGCCGCCAGCGGCCTACAAGGCCCTGCAGCCCGGTTCCGACTTGAGCATCGTGCTGATTGTCCTGTTCGCCAGCATGGGAGCCCTTATAGGCGCGTTTATCAACTATTTCTTGGCTAAGTTCCTGGGGCGCCCTATTGTGTACAAATTTGCCGATTCCAGACTTGGACATTTTTTGCTGATAGACACACAAAAAGTCGAAAAGGCAGAAAACTACTTCCGTGACCACGGTGCAATATCCACTTTCGTGGGCAGGCTCATTACCGTCATACGGCAGCTGATTTCTATACCTGCAGGGCTATCCAACATGAAGCTCCTGCCTTTTACACTCTACACCTTCCTAGGCGCCACCATCTGGAACTGTGTCCTGGCAGTCCTTGGCTACCTGGCTCACGGTCAAAAAGACATTATCGAAAAGTACAACTCCGAACTGGCAATCGCTTTGCTTGCCTTTGGAGCACTCTTTATCGGTTATATGGTGTGGAGCGCGGTCAAGCCTCGAAAAAAAACTTAG
- the xseB gene encoding exodeoxyribonuclease VII small subunit has translation MSTENLEYKNSMDRLESILTRIDNSEMGIDELSDQVKEATELLKKCRQILLKTEQNVQEALNSLEEESGKEQG, from the coding sequence ATGAGTACCGAAAATTTGGAATACAAGAACTCCATGGACCGTCTGGAAAGCATCCTGACGCGTATCGACAACTCGGAAATGGGAATCGACGAGCTTTCGGACCAGGTCAAGGAGGCTACGGAACTGCTGAAAAAGTGCCGGCAGATTCTCTTGAAGACGGAACAGAATGTTCAAGAAGCCCTGAACAGCCTGGAAGAAGAATCGGGCAAGGAACAGGGGTAA
- a CDS encoding ABC transporter ATP-binding protein → MSENTEISVLEVRDLSVRFPRRGGVLGKVQDYFTAVDGVSFDLPQGKILSVVGESGCGKTTLVKSLVGLVPVAEGRFRLFGENVAKGRLEPSGRRVSDLVQMIFQDPYSSLNPRQTVSEILTVPLLARGVKQVEAEARAKELLERVSLPAQSLQKFPHEFSGGQRQRLCIARSLMVRPKILLCDEVTSALDVSVQAQILHLLDDLRKELDLSIVFISHDMQVVRALSDLVLVMYFGKIVERGEAKTVLTAPQHEYTKTLLAAVPTIRRQGG, encoded by the coding sequence TTGTCCGAAAATACGGAAATTTCTGTGCTGGAAGTCCGGGACCTGTCGGTCCGGTTTCCCCGTCGTGGAGGAGTCCTGGGAAAGGTCCAGGATTATTTTACGGCGGTGGACGGGGTTTCTTTTGACTTGCCCCAGGGGAAGATTCTTTCGGTGGTGGGAGAGTCCGGCTGTGGCAAGACCACCTTGGTAAAGTCCCTGGTAGGGCTTGTCCCTGTGGCGGAGGGGCGGTTCAGGCTGTTTGGAGAAAATGTGGCGAAAGGGCGGCTGGAACCTTCGGGCAGGCGGGTTTCGGACCTGGTGCAGATGATATTCCAGGATCCCTACAGCAGCTTGAATCCGAGACAGACGGTTTCTGAAATTTTGACAGTGCCGCTGCTTGCCCGTGGTGTAAAGCAGGTTGAGGCGGAGGCACGGGCAAAGGAACTTTTGGAGCGGGTCTCCTTACCTGCTCAGTCTCTCCAAAAGTTCCCCCACGAATTCTCGGGGGGGCAGCGGCAGCGCCTCTGCATTGCCCGGAGCCTGATGGTCCGGCCGAAGATTTTGCTTTGCGACGAGGTGACCAGCGCCCTGGACGTTTCGGTTCAGGCCCAGATTCTGCACCTGCTGGACGACCTGCGCAAGGAGCTGGACTTGTCCATCGTGTTTATCAGTCACGACATGCAGGTGGTGCGTGCCCTGAGCGATTTGGTTCTGGTCATGTACTTCGGGAAAATTGTAGAGCGGGGCGAGGCGAAAACTGTTCTGACCGCCCCCCAGCACGAATACACCAAGACGCTTCTCGCCGCCGTGCCGACCATTAGACGGCAGGGCGGCTAG
- a CDS encoding homocysteine S-methyltransferase family protein — MNLSKSYQELISCCNHQVLVLDGGFNAVLQRLNLSEADFRGKMFADHFVELKGDNNVLCLTAPDKVKGIHLAFLEAGADLIEANTACASSFGQTKYRLEHMAYDIAKAGAQAACEAVKEFNAWRRVQGKMVTPKFVVGAIASISSVTDFGELSMAYGEQVRGLLDGGADVLLVKSVSDMRNCKAALYAICKECEKRGELFPIMVSGSFVGSGGRMAAGLSAKAFWHSVSSFPIFSIGFNCGLEAADIRSLMRDVDSARVRLSVCADKIIPDEVSVNIVGGCSETTPEAIRTFARVYAARDPRKVPARDYNMLLSGLEPLELAPEHKLVSIVPPGKPGAVVRVDLDGGLADPKAEMPRFLKDLLETPSIAKCPVMIESIRWDTLLSGMENVQGKGIVKSISLKKGEDVFFFEAEEIRRHGFAVVCRAEDEQGPALTYERRTELMERMYRMLVGRLDFAPEDILFDPVVLPVGTGRDEYPDSAKEFIEACRFVKDNLPHAHVVGDLSLLGYAFKEDAYLRDCMNSVFLNHATIAGMDFGIVEDGAMLAYEDIPLELRHLIEDLLFNRSPEATDALLEYAESSVKKRAGSAGAKIFMPRLEKRFAELKRNLAAKRESLGSEARVNPPFASKFVLASMDSLVHDIDRDILDELLMNYGFPVVDLQQGCSCEKILETLVCEQPDIVYLSAQFNSGLLEMMHVVREFKKQEIGIPLLLGGSAVSDGLVAARIAPEALGPVVYVSDVRKVVKVAEALVDETKRPAFLEALKAHQKKVAVV; from the coding sequence ATGAATCTTTCCAAATCCTACCAGGAGCTGATTTCTTGCTGTAACCACCAGGTGTTGGTTCTGGATGGCGGTTTCAATGCCGTGCTCCAGCGGCTGAATCTGTCCGAGGCCGATTTCCGCGGGAAGATGTTTGCAGATCACTTTGTGGAACTGAAAGGCGACAACAACGTGCTGTGCCTTACCGCGCCGGACAAGGTGAAAGGGATTCACCTGGCATTTTTGGAAGCGGGCGCGGACCTGATAGAGGCGAATACCGCTTGTGCTTCCAGTTTTGGCCAGACCAAGTACCGTCTGGAGCACATGGCCTACGACATAGCCAAGGCGGGCGCCCAGGCGGCTTGCGAAGCCGTTAAGGAATTTAACGCCTGGCGCAGGGTCCAGGGAAAGATGGTGACGCCCAAGTTTGTGGTTGGGGCTATTGCGTCTATTTCTTCTGTGACGGACTTTGGCGAACTTTCGATGGCCTACGGTGAGCAAGTGCGTGGGCTTTTGGACGGTGGTGCCGACGTGCTTTTGGTGAAATCGGTTTCCGATATGCGAAATTGCAAGGCCGCTCTTTACGCCATCTGCAAGGAATGCGAAAAACGGGGCGAACTTTTCCCCATTATGGTTTCGGGAAGTTTTGTTGGCTCAGGCGGCCGCATGGCGGCAGGGCTTTCGGCCAAGGCCTTTTGGCATAGCGTTTCCAGTTTTCCGATTTTCAGTATTGGGTTCAACTGTGGCCTAGAAGCCGCTGACATACGCTCCCTTATGCGGGATGTGGATAGTGCCCGCGTGCGCTTGAGCGTGTGTGCCGACAAGATAATCCCGGACGAGGTCTCGGTGAACATCGTAGGGGGCTGTAGCGAGACTACGCCCGAGGCAATCCGGACCTTTGCCCGTGTGTATGCGGCAAGAGATCCCCGCAAGGTGCCTGCCCGTGACTACAACATGCTGTTGAGCGGGCTTGAACCTTTGGAACTAGCCCCTGAACACAAGCTTGTTTCCATTGTGCCGCCTGGGAAACCGGGAGCTGTCGTGCGTGTGGACCTAGACGGAGGGCTTGCGGACCCGAAAGCCGAGATGCCCCGATTCTTGAAGGATTTGTTAGAAACGCCATCCATAGCCAAGTGCCCGGTGATGATAGAATCCATCCGGTGGGATACCTTGCTTTCGGGCATGGAAAACGTGCAAGGCAAGGGAATCGTCAAGTCCATCAGCCTCAAAAAGGGGGAGGACGTTTTCTTCTTTGAGGCCGAAGAGATTCGCCGTCACGGCTTTGCCGTGGTCTGCAGGGCCGAGGATGAACAGGGACCTGCCCTGACCTATGAGCGTCGCACGGAATTGATGGAACGTATGTACCGAATGTTGGTGGGCCGTCTGGATTTTGCGCCCGAAGATATCCTGTTCGATCCGGTGGTCTTGCCGGTGGGTACAGGCCGGGATGAATATCCGGATTCGGCCAAGGAATTCATTGAGGCCTGCCGTTTTGTGAAGGACAATCTGCCTCACGCCCATGTGGTGGGTGACCTTTCTTTGCTGGGGTATGCCTTCAAGGAAGACGCCTACTTGCGGGACTGTATGAATTCCGTGTTCCTGAACCATGCGACCATAGCGGGAATGGATTTTGGAATTGTAGAAGACGGCGCCATGCTGGCTTACGAGGATATTCCGCTGGAGCTTCGCCACCTGATAGAAGACCTGCTGTTCAACCGCAGTCCGGAGGCTACGGACGCCCTGCTGGAATATGCGGAATCGTCGGTCAAGAAAAGGGCGGGTTCTGCCGGAGCGAAAATTTTCATGCCCCGGCTGGAAAAACGTTTTGCCGAATTGAAACGGAATTTGGCTGCCAAGCGGGAATCTCTTGGGAGCGAAGCCCGTGTGAATCCTCCTTTTGCCTCTAAGTTCGTTCTTGCCTCGATGGATTCCCTTGTCCACGATATCGACAGGGATATTCTGGACGAACTGCTTATGAACTACGGGTTTCCGGTGGTGGACCTGCAGCAGGGGTGCTCCTGCGAAAAGATTCTGGAAACCCTGGTCTGCGAACAGCCGGACATTGTCTACCTGTCGGCACAGTTCAATTCGGGACTCCTGGAAATGATGCATGTGGTCCGGGAATTCAAGAAACAGGAAATTGGAATTCCCCTGCTTCTCGGTGGCAGTGCCGTGTCCGACGGACTTGTGGCGGCACGGATTGCACCCGAGGCCCTTGGGCCTGTGGTCTATGTTTCCGACGTGCGGAAAGTGGTCAAGGTGGCAGAAGCCCTTGTGGACGAAACCAAGCGCCCGGCGTTCCTCGAAGCCCTGAAGGCTCACCAGAAGAAGGTGGCGGTGGTGTGA
- a CDS encoding DUF177 domain-containing protein gives MKIELVKTLAEPEDRSTVWSRDDAPELFDELHLVGKLEAKLLISPESGDRFLLTGKLSGVQNLVCSRTLEPFDRPFSTEMVVEVTRCQVANQELDDEDADVYAYRIPQNQEFVEVSECVRELVILQEPQAPVKNPEENFIFEPNNQADEGSDGAEKPMDPRWDKLKALKSKMENRS, from the coding sequence TTGAAAATTGAACTTGTAAAGACTCTTGCCGAACCCGAAGACCGCTCCACGGTCTGGTCCCGCGACGATGCTCCGGAACTGTTCGACGAACTGCACCTGGTGGGTAAGCTTGAAGCGAAACTGCTCATAAGTCCCGAAAGCGGGGACCGTTTCCTTTTGACGGGCAAGCTTTCCGGTGTGCAGAACCTGGTCTGTTCCCGCACGTTGGAACCCTTCGACAGGCCGTTTTCTACCGAGATGGTGGTGGAGGTGACCCGCTGCCAGGTGGCAAATCAGGAACTTGACGACGAAGACGCCGACGTGTACGCCTACCGGATTCCCCAGAATCAGGAGTTCGTGGAGGTGTCCGAGTGCGTTCGGGAGCTTGTTATCCTACAGGAACCCCAGGCTCCCGTGAAAAATCCCGAAGAAAATTTTATCTTTGAACCAAACAATCAAGCCGACGAAGGTTCCGATGGTGCCGAAAAGCCCATGGACCCCCGTTGGGACAAACTGAAAGCTCTCAAGAGCAAAATGGAAAATAGGAGTTAA
- the rpmF gene encoding 50S ribosomal protein L32 — protein sequence MAVPKRKTSTARRDKRRTHWKMEAPAMATCDHCGSVKRPHRVCPVCGFYNGVEVVDMKGAEA from the coding sequence ATGGCCGTACCTAAAAGAAAGACCTCTACCGCCCGTCGTGACAAGCGCCGCACCCACTGGAAGATGGAAGCGCCCGCCATGGCTACTTGCGACCACTGCGGTTCTGTGAAGCGCCCGCACCGCGTGTGCCCGGTCTGCGGTTTCTACAATGGTGTAGAAGTTGTCGACATGAAGGGTGCCGAAGCCTAA
- the plsX gene encoding phosphate acyltransferase PlsX, whose translation MIRVALDALGGDFAPDVVVEGAVNAVNKNPNVHVVLCGPEAVVKEKLAKLGYAGQGISVVDAPDPVAMDEHPVQVLKKKPHSGLVTCVALQKKGMVDASVSAGNSGAMMASCLMLLGKSSEKFSRPPIGCVIPTADRPIILVDAGANVDERASTLVDFAIAGSAFAETYFGYQNPKVGLLNMGEEEHKGPAVLQEAHQLLKSAPVNFIGNIEGETLIMGAADVVVTSGFTGNVVLKMLEGFFELHQKMFGTIDTEAGRRFAEMWDYRMTGGALLLGLNGTGIIAHGRSDALAIEKAVEVAAKYAEKGVSKNVNERLAAIKDEPAEAK comes from the coding sequence ATGATTCGTGTAGCTCTGGATGCTCTGGGTGGCGATTTTGCCCCCGATGTGGTTGTTGAAGGCGCCGTCAATGCGGTGAACAAGAACCCCAATGTCCACGTTGTCCTCTGCGGCCCCGAGGCCGTGGTCAAGGAGAAACTGGCAAAGCTCGGCTATGCGGGTCAGGGAATTTCTGTCGTCGATGCCCCCGATCCGGTGGCCATGGACGAACATCCTGTCCAGGTTCTCAAGAAGAAGCCCCATTCCGGTCTGGTGACCTGCGTCGCCCTCCAGAAGAAGGGCATGGTGGACGCCTCCGTGAGCGCCGGTAACTCCGGTGCCATGATGGCCAGCTGCCTCATGCTTCTGGGCAAGTCCAGCGAAAAGTTCAGCCGTCCGCCTATCGGTTGCGTGATTCCTACTGCCGACCGTCCCATCATCTTGGTGGATGCCGGTGCCAACGTAGATGAACGCGCCTCTACCCTGGTGGATTTCGCCATCGCCGGTTCCGCCTTCGCCGAGACCTACTTCGGTTACCAGAACCCGAAGGTGGGCCTCTTGAACATGGGCGAAGAGGAACACAAGGGTCCGGCTGTGCTGCAGGAAGCGCACCAGCTGTTGAAGTCCGCCCCGGTGAACTTCATCGGTAACATCGAAGGTGAGACCCTTATTATGGGTGCCGCCGACGTGGTGGTGACCTCCGGCTTTACGGGCAACGTGGTTCTGAAGATGCTGGAAGGTTTCTTCGAACTGCACCAGAAGATGTTCGGGACTATTGATACCGAAGCGGGCCGTCGCTTTGCCGAGATGTGGGACTACCGCATGACCGGTGGCGCCTTGCTCCTGGGCCTGAACGGCACGGGCATTATCGCCCACGGACGCTCCGATGCTCTCGCTATCGAGAAGGCAGTGGAAGTGGCCGCCAAGTACGCCGAGAAGGGCGTGTCCAAGAACGTGAACGAACGCCTGGCCGCTATCAAGGACGAACCTGCCGAGGCCAAGTAA
- the fabD gene encoding ACP S-malonyltransferase translates to MSKTILLFPGQGAQYVGMGQTLASTFEPAKKLMMQADEILGFSLSKLMAEGPEDVLKSTDNTQPALFTVSAMVMELLKSEGFAFDYVAGHSLGEYSAIYAAGGFSFEEGLRLVRTRGELMASAGSKNPGAMAAIMGQDEAKIQELCEAVKDAGVVVPANINCPGQIVVSGAVAGVNKLVENCAAAGIKAIPLAVSGAFHSPLMQFAQAGLAEAIAKTTFKDVEKPVIANVVAEPVTKGAEIADLLVRQLVSPVRWNDCMNKAMSLGVTQGVEVGSGKVLMGLMRKISRDVKVTPVETIEAFEALKG, encoded by the coding sequence ATGTCCAAGACGATTTTGCTTTTCCCTGGTCAGGGTGCCCAGTATGTGGGCATGGGCCAGACTCTCGCATCCACTTTCGAGCCTGCCAAGAAACTGATGATGCAGGCCGACGAGATTCTCGGCTTCTCGCTGTCGAAGCTTATGGCGGAAGGCCCGGAAGATGTGTTGAAGAGCACCGACAATACCCAGCCGGCACTGTTTACCGTGTCTGCCATGGTGATGGAACTTTTGAAGTCCGAAGGCTTTGCCTTTGACTATGTGGCAGGTCACTCTCTGGGTGAATATTCCGCCATTTACGCTGCCGGCGGTTTCAGTTTTGAAGAAGGCCTTCGCTTGGTGCGTACCCGCGGAGAACTGATGGCTAGCGCGGGCAGTAAGAACCCCGGTGCCATGGCCGCCATCATGGGTCAGGACGAAGCCAAGATTCAGGAACTCTGCGAAGCCGTGAAGGACGCCGGCGTGGTGGTTCCGGCCAACATCAACTGCCCGGGCCAGATTGTGGTGTCCGGCGCTGTTGCTGGCGTGAACAAGCTGGTGGAAAACTGCGCAGCCGCAGGCATCAAGGCCATTCCGCTGGCTGTTTCGGGCGCTTTCCATAGCCCGCTGATGCAGTTTGCCCAGGCCGGCCTTGCCGAGGCTATCGCAAAGACTACCTTCAAGGACGTAGAAAAGCCGGTGATTGCCAACGTGGTGGCAGAACCTGTTACCAAGGGTGCGGAAATTGCCGACCTGCTGGTGCGCCAGCTGGTAAGCCCTGTTCGCTGGAACGACTGCATGAACAAGGCCATGTCTCTGGGAGTGACCCAGGGCGTGGAAGTGGGCTCCGGCAAGGTGCTGATGGGCCTCATGAGAAAGATCAGCCGCGACGTGAAGGTCACGCCGGTGGAAACCATCGAGGCGTTTGAGGCTCTGAAGGGGTAA
- the fabG gene encoding 3-oxoacyl-[acyl-carrier-protein] reductase: MGKLTGKKAIVTGASRGIGLAIATELAREGADVAILSTSVKEDLAAKLSSELGVQVKSYACNVADSETVQSVFKQIIADMGTVDILVNNAGITRDGLLMRMKDEDFDAVIATNLRSVFLCTRAVARTMMGNRSGHIVNVSSINALRGQAGQSNYAAAKAGVIGLTRTNAMELSSRGITVNAVAPGFIDTDMTAKLSPEVREKYAAQIPLGRLGQPEDVAKLVAFLASDDAKYITGQIIGVDGGLNA; encoded by the coding sequence ATGGGAAAACTTACAGGTAAAAAAGCGATTGTGACGGGAGCTTCCCGTGGTATCGGCCTTGCTATTGCCACCGAACTGGCCCGGGAAGGGGCCGACGTGGCGATTCTCTCTACCTCCGTCAAGGAGGACCTGGCCGCCAAACTTTCTTCCGAACTTGGGGTGCAGGTCAAGAGCTACGCCTGCAACGTGGCCGACTCCGAAACGGTGCAGTCCGTGTTCAAGCAGATTATCGCCGACATGGGTACGGTGGACATTCTGGTCAACAATGCGGGAATCACCCGCGACGGTCTGCTCATGCGCATGAAGGACGAGGATTTTGACGCCGTCATCGCCACGAACCTCCGTTCCGTGTTCCTTTGCACCCGCGCCGTGGCCCGCACCATGATGGGCAACCGCTCGGGCCATATCGTGAACGTTTCCAGCATCAACGCCCTGCGTGGCCAGGCTGGCCAGTCCAACTATGCCGCCGCCAAGGCGGGGGTGATCGGCCTTACCCGGACCAACGCCATGGAACTGTCCTCCAGGGGCATTACGGTGAACGCCGTGGCACCCGGATTTATCGATACGGACATGACGGCCAAGCTGAGCCCCGAAGTCAGGGAAAAATATGCTGCCCAGATCCCTCTGGGACGCCTGGGCCAGCCCGAAGATGTGGCGAAATTGGTGGCTTTTTTGGCATCTGACGATGCGAAATACATCACAGGCCAAATAATTGGCGTGGACGGGGGCTTGAACGCCTAG
- the acpP gene encoding acyl carrier protein has translation MTQEEIFKKITDVIVSKLEVKAEDVKMESEFSNDLGADSLDRVELVMALEDEFEVEILDSDAEKFQKVADVVAFIEAKKA, from the coding sequence ATGACACAAGAAGAAATTTTTAAGAAGATCACCGACGTTATCGTTTCCAAGCTGGAAGTGAAGGCCGAGGACGTGAAGATGGAATCCGAGTTCAGCAACGACCTCGGTGCCGACTCTCTCGACCGCGTTGAACTGGTGATGGCTCTCGAAGACGAATTCGAAGTCGAAATTCTCGACTCCGACGCCGAGAAGTTCCAGAAGGTCGCCGACGTGGTTGCCTTCATCGAAGCCAAGAAGGCATAA
- the rnc gene encoding ribonuclease III — protein MEQTNLLHKIFKLWFRQKSGGGLEAKLGYRFKDPELLAHALVHRSFLSGTDMPYESNNERLEFLGDSVLNMLTTEFLYKMYPDDPEGELSKRKSAIVSGHACAQSSKEWSLSEFIKMGKAEAKMGGRGKESILADAYEAVLGAVYLDGGLEEVRAILNKFHFPRAKEIIVAEDFVNHKSALLEYLQGKLHTVPEYVLVEESGPEHQKLFTTEVHVNGKVYGRGQGGNKKKAEQEASRVTLEMLLKENDG, from the coding sequence ATGGAACAAACCAACCTTTTACACAAGATTTTCAAACTCTGGTTTCGCCAGAAGTCCGGTGGCGGGCTTGAGGCGAAGCTCGGGTACAGGTTCAAGGACCCGGAACTTTTGGCCCACGCCCTGGTCCACCGGTCCTTCTTGTCGGGCACGGACATGCCCTACGAAAGCAATAACGAACGCCTGGAATTTTTGGGCGATTCCGTGCTGAACATGCTTACCACTGAGTTCCTTTACAAGATGTACCCCGACGACCCGGAAGGGGAGCTTTCCAAGCGGAAAAGCGCCATTGTTTCTGGCCATGCCTGCGCCCAGTCCTCTAAGGAATGGAGCCTGAGCGAGTTCATCAAGATGGGCAAGGCCGAAGCCAAGATGGGCGGTCGGGGCAAGGAAAGCATTCTGGCCGACGCCTACGAGGCGGTGCTGGGGGCGGTGTATCTGGATGGCGGGCTGGAAGAAGTCCGTGCCATTCTAAACAAGTTCCATTTCCCTCGGGCCAAGGAAATTATCGTGGCCGAAGATTTTGTGAACCACAAGAGTGCCCTGCTGGAATACCTGCAAGGAAAGCTCCACACGGTGCCGGAATACGTGCTGGTGGAAGAATCCGGACCCGAACACCAGAAACTGTTCACCACCGAAGTCCATGTGAACGGCAAGGTTTACGGTCGCGGCCAGGGTGGCAACAAGAAAAAGGCCGAACAGGAAGCCTCCCGCGTGACGCTGGAGATGCTCTTGAAAGAGAATGACGGTTAG